From Montipora foliosa isolate CH-2021 chromosome 6, ASM3666993v2, whole genome shotgun sequence, a single genomic window includes:
- the LOC138005006 gene encoding uncharacterized protein, giving the protein MISHSLVQGGPGFPYLSPSIYWYLATGDQQTALAKASCADVQNNDLIKYIDKTSDASDSDLAAVTFESEFIQLMCEAGETRVLTADNKLDVLQSLMLHDILVKRKSILDQLRKVFLSLSLEHLKFQCPPCHIAYQYLAIMVIPFLPQHVYLN; this is encoded by the exons ATGATTTCCCATAGTCTTGTACAAGGTGGCCCTGGTTTTCCCTACTTGTCACCATCTATTTACTGGTACCTGGCAACTGGCGACCAGCAAACTGCCTTAGCCAAAGCATCCTGTGCTGATGTCCAGAACAATGATTTGATCAAGTACATTGATAAG ACATCAGATGCATCCGACAGTGATCTAGCTGCAGTAACATTTGAATCAGAGTTTATTCAGCTGATGTGTGAGGCTGGGGAAACTAGAGTTCTTACT GCTGACAATAAGCTTGACGTACTCCAGTCACTCATGCTTCATGACATTCTTGTAAAAAGGAAGTCTATCCTTGATCAGTTAAGAAAAGTTTTCTTAAGTTTGTCACTGGAACATCTGAAGTTTCAATGTCCACCTTGCCACATCGCATATCAGTATCTTGCTATAATGGTGATTCCATTTTTGCCTCAACATGTTTACTTGAATTAA
- the LOC138008661 gene encoding DBH-like monooxygenase protein 1 produces MYGMDDQDITSSSFPKHLKKGRISSTVQYNLIAMACAADSSVLGECGPDGDGSSPSTTMPNGMMHNVSLMLMSPDGSFELKWAYNGTTGMLYFKMKCRNIGWCGVGFSTMGNGAGMKDYDIAAGGFGTSDYLYDYWSAGLETPQKDAQQNLIIQSVNQTGGYTMVDFKRPATTSDMKDVQFTRDTKVWIMYGMDDKDITSSMFPKHLNKGRISSTVQYNLIGMACAADGSVLGECGADDGEDGGGDGGGDGGADGGGDGGADGGGDGGGDGSSASTTIFSGTCAAASVLFYLIAHFVLSS; encoded by the exons ATGTACGGTATGGACGATCAAGATATCACTAGCTCGTCGTTTCcgaaacacttgaaaaaaggCAGAATATCCTCGACAGTTCAATACAACCTGATTGCGATGGCGTGCGCCGCTGACAGTTCCGTTCTCGGTGAGTGTGGCCCTGACGGTGACGGCTCATCACCGTCGACAACCATGCCCAACGGGATGATGCACAACGTGAGCCTCATGCTCATGTCTCCCGACGGGTCTTTCGAGTTGAAATGGGCCTACAACGGCACTACTGGAATGTTGTACTTTAAAATGAAGTGCAGGAACATTGGTTGGTGCGGAGTGGGTTTCAGCACAATGGGTAATGGTGCAGGCATGAAAGATTACGATATTGCTGCTGGTGGATTCGGTACCTCCGATTACCTTTAT GACTACTGGAGTGCTGGTTTGGAAACTCCACAAAAAGATGCACAGCAAAACCTGATAATTCAGTCTGTCAACCAAACGGGCGGATATACGATGGTGGACTTTAAGAGGCCAGCAACTACTAGTGATATGAAGGATGTTCAATTCACG cGCGATACTAAAGTCTGGATTATGTACGGGATGGACGATAAAGATATCACTAGCTCGATGTTTCCGAAACACTTAAACAAAGGCAGAATATCCTCGACAGTTCAATACAACCTGATTGGGATGGCGTGCGCCGCTGACGGTTCCGTTCTCGGTGAGTGTGGCGCTGACGATGGCGAGGATGGTGGCGGGGACGGTGGTGGGGACGGTGGCGCTGACGGTGGCGGGGACGGTGGCGCTGACGGTGGCGGAGACGGTGGCGGTGACGGCTCATCAGCGTCGACAACCATTTTCAGCGGGACATGCGCTGCTGCCAGTGTCCTCTTCTATTTGATTGcccattttgttttgtcttcctAA
- the LOC138008659 gene encoding uncharacterized protein produces the protein MADGSDREVTQADQNDINSQWSLFFTDLDDLLSEYEQHRSTNDIAITENLTIRLENAVRALQNVSHFVSQTNKEAVLEMARNFQLMFWDCHRRCEFPSRTRCSQVAVFSLNSPNRVNTRQVGRPKFDIKEETLVELRSLGFTWEDISCMLLVSRWTIYRRVSEFGLTHLSRFSDITDEQLDSKVSAFLNEHGCLVGTSMVLGHLRSEGLNIQRERVRKCLARVDPRNVRIRWAITVSRRAYSVAGPNSLWHLDGHHSLITWGFVIHGAIDGFSRLVTFLHCSTNNRSGTVADLFLNATQEYGWPSRVRTDHGGENTQVWQLMEDRRGPNRGSFLVGSSTHNQRIERLWRDVFRCVAHIFYYTFQAMDESGLLEIDNPLHKVALHYVYLPRLNRALSSFALAWNNHPLRTENNLSPERIWVNGMMDLRNHQLMAVADIAEQEPSFDDLNWYGYDPSAPTPMDDGLFTVEIEDVDIELPGNVIHDLTAAVNPLQLSNSYGIDLFIECLNFLQSYMSS, from the coding sequence ATGGCGGACGGCAGTGATCGTGAGGTAACACAAGCTGATCAAAATGATATAAATAGCCAATGGAGTTTATTTTTTACAGATTTAGATGACTTATTGAGTGAATATGAGCAACATCGGTCAACGAATGACATCGCAATAACGGAAAACTTGACTATTCGTTTGGAAAATGCCGTTCGAGCTTTGCAAAATGTATCTCACTTTGTATCACAAACTAACAAGGAAGCAGTTCTGGAAATGGCCAGGAATTTCCAGTTGATGTTTTGGGACTGCCATCGTAGGTGTGAATTTCCAAGTCGAACAAGATGTTCACAAGTTGCCGTTTTTTCACTAAATTCACCAAATAGAGTAAATACCAGGCAGGTTGGAAGGCCAAAATTTGACATAAAGGAAGAGACATTGGTCGAGCTCCGTTCTCTGGGTTTTACCTGGGAGGACATCTCTTGTATGTTACTCGTCTCGCGCTGGACTATTTACCGCAGGGTGTCAGAGTTTGGCCTTACCCACCTGTCCCGTTTCAGTGACATCACTGATGAACAATTGGACAGCAAAGTCAGTGCCTTTCTGAATGAACATGGCTGCTTAGTCGGAACTTCGATGGTTTTGGGTCATTTGAGATCTGAGGGTTTAAATATACAGCGAGAGCGTGTTCGTAAATGCCTTGCACGTGTAGACCCTCGTAATGTCAGGATACGTTGGGCGATAACAGTTTCACGACGAGCATACTCGGTAGCTGGGCCAAACAGCCTTTGGCACCTAGACGGCCATCATAGTCTTATTACTTGGGGATTTGTAATTCACGGGGCAATTGATGGGTTTTCACGGTTGGTAACCTTCTTGCATTGCTCGACAAACAATAGAAGTGGTACAGTGGCGGACTTGTTTCTAAATGCAACCCAGGAGTACGGCTGGCCATCAAGGGTGCGAACCGACCACGGAGGAGAGAACACCCAAGTTTGGCAGTTAATGGAAGATAGAAGAGGACCCAACAGGGGAAGCTTCTTAGTTGGTTCTTCCACTCATAATCAACGAATTGAGCGCCTTTGGCGAGATGTCTTTAGATGTGTAGCACATATTTTCTACTATACATTCCAAGCCATGGACGAAAGCGGTTTACTCGAGATAGACAACCCCCTGCACAAGGTTGCTCTTCATTACGTGTATTTGCCACGTTTAAACAGGGCACTATCAAGTTTTGCGTTAGCCTGGAATAACCACCCGCTAAGAACAGAGAACAACTTGAGTCCTGAGAGGATCTGGGTTAATGGGATGATGGATCTGAGAAATCATCAATTGATGGCAGTTGCTGACATTGCTGAACAAGAGCCATCTTTTGATGATTTAAATTGGTACGGATACGACCCATCTGCACCTACTCCTATGGATGATGGATTGTTCACAGTTGAAATTGAGGATGTTGACATTGAACTTCCAGGAAATGTCATACATGATCTTACAGCAGCTGTTAATCCACTTCAACTGTCAAACAGCTATGGTATAGATCTCTTCATTGAGTGTCTTAACTTCTTACAGTCATATATGTCTAGCTGA